Proteins encoded within one genomic window of Malaclemys terrapin pileata isolate rMalTer1 chromosome 22, rMalTer1.hap1, whole genome shotgun sequence:
- the THEMIS2 gene encoding protein THEMIS2 isoform X1 → MEALSFQEYILSLDIASLPRVLKVCSGVYFQGSVYEMSGRECCLSTGDLMKIIGLRLQKVTCEDPETGLATELPLNFKGHFQPSRDKLSYTSLKKLARTRPAGLQDMPFSFTSAVDLTVDGQVIPKGQPISLLSVARHEGQEFANCTTTGPDGQHLLCLPFSLQGQFHECSRQQSYMLSQVLQSEALRGQHLKCSALGRHSLLLCPVYEVQAIMHMRKEVVKIPSTLEVDVEDVTEESQHIHFIKPLMLSEVLGLEGAFPMQAEILEGPEYPPIFENDWIPRLQKGQKIQIHGKSCAWRILASSSKGRRGSRHFLLSSTYQGKFRRRPREFPTVFDLTASLEKGKCLRVVVTKDCESPEEDLPSLSMGDRLEVLHLAKTQVCRQAEHKSIDVLLCSRSSGEDEESEQLMLPLHLEGGFVEEISDSRRYSLPEIVEQLQLPCEVKVATKDSSLANDVLGSFSALRLEAQITEPFLVTSLCEAPSVSFQIPPQWLDMAVFFTEEPAPPQTSLTDRSKVEELTESFYYHLLKLMPSNEAPPPRPPKRRDIRDKAGTQLSGANEVTEKPKPLPPLSKSKCTPEESGPLSPKSRNVRSPPIVRSSPNEYSPHQIGSQMASKPKKPFEEVRDANVSDGSDHDYELIEDDLTKTIDKMQKAVLHY, encoded by the exons GGTCTGTGTACGAGATGAGTGGCAGAGAGTGCTGCTTATCAACAGGGGACCTGATGAAAATTATTGGCCTTCGCCTGCAGAAGGTCACCTGCGAGGATCCAGAGACCGGGCTAGCAACAGAGCTGCCTCTGAACTTCAAAG GGCATTTCCAGCCCAGCCGAGACAAGCTGTCATACACGAGCCTGAAGAAGCTTGCCAGGACCAGGCCAGCAGGGCTCCAGGACATGCCCTTCTCCTTCACCTCAGCAGTTGACTTGACCGTGGATGGGCAGGTCATTCCCAAGGGCCAGCCTATTTCCCTGCTTTCGGTGGCCAGGCATGAGGGCCAGGAGTTTGCCAACTGCACAACCACGGGGCCGGACGGGCAGCATTTGCTctgcctccccttctccctccagggTCAGTTCCATGAGTGCAGCAGGCAGCAGAGCTACATGCTGAGCCAGGTGCTGCAGTCggaagccctgaggggccagcaCCTGAAATGCTCTGCACTCGGCAGGCACTCACTGCTCCTCTGCCCCGTGTACGAAGTGCAGGCGATAATGCACA TGCGGAAGGAGGTGGTGAAAATCCCCTCCACCCTGGAAGTGGATGTGGAGGATGTCACCGAGGAGTCTCAACACATCCACTTCATCAAGCCGCTGATGCTGAGCGAGgtcctggggctggagggggcctTCCCCATGCAGGCCGAGATCCTGGAGGGTCCTGAGTACCCACCTATCTTCGAGAACGACTGGATTCCCCGCCTGCAGAAGGGGCAGAAGATCCAAATCCATGGCAAGTCCTGTGCCTGGAGGATCCTCGCCTCGTCCAGCAAGGGCAGGAGGGGCTCCCGGCACTTCCTGCTCTCCAGCACCTACCAGGGCAAGTTTCGGAGACGCCCCCGGGAGTTCCCCACAGTCTTTGACCTGACAGCGAGTCTGGAGAAGGGTAAGTGCCTGCGGGTGGTGGTGACTAAAGACTGTGAGAGCCCCGAGGAGGATCTGCCGTCTCTCAGCATGGGGGACCGGCTGGAGGTGCTGCACCTGGCCAAGACCCAGGtctgcaggcaggcagagcacaAGTCCATCGATGTCCTCCTGTGCAGCAGGAGCAGCGGCGAGGACGAGGAGAGCGAGCAGCTCATGCTGCCGCTGCACCTGGAAGGCGGCTTTGTGGAAGAGATCAGCGACAGCAGGAGATACAGCCTCCCCGAGATAGTGGAGCAGCTTCAGCTGCCCTGCGAGGTCAAGGTGGCAACCAAGGATTCTTCCCTTGCCAATGACGTCCTGGGCTCTTTCTCCGCTCTGCGGCTGGAAGCGCAAATCACTGAGCCCTTCTTAGTGACCAGCTTATGCGAGGCGCCGTCAGTGAGCTTCCAGATCCCCCCCCAATGGCTGGACATGGCCGTGTTCTTCACAGAGGAGCCTGCCCCACCGCAGACATCCCTGACAGACAGGTCAAAAGTCGAAGAGCTGACAGAATCCTTTTATTATCATTTGCTAAAGCTGATGCCTAGCAATGAGGCTCCCCCACCACGGCCCCCCAAAAGAAGGGACATCAGGGACAAAGCAGGCACCCAGCTATCTGGAGCCAACGAGGTAACTGAGAAACCAAAG CCACTGCCCCCTTTGTCCAAGTCGAAGTGCACACCCGAGGAGTCTGGGCCGCTGTCCCCCAAGTCTAGGAATGTGAGGAGTCCCCCGATTGTCCGGAGCTCCCCGAATGAGTACTCACCACATCAGATTGGCTCGCAGATGGCCTCCAAGCCTAAGAAACCCTTCGAAGAGGTCAGAG aTGCGAATGTCAGTGATGGCTCTGACCACGACTATGAACTAATTGAGGATGACCTTACAAAAACAATTGATAAAATGCAGAAGGCTGTTCTTCACTACTAG
- the THEMIS2 gene encoding protein THEMIS2 isoform X2, whose protein sequence is MEALSFQEYILSLDIASLPRVLKVCSGVYFQGSVYEMSGRECCLSTGDLMKIIGLRLQKVTCEDPETGLATELPLNFKGHFQPSRDKLSYTSLKKLARTRPAGLQDMPFSFTSAVDLTVDGQVIPKGQPISLLSVARHEGQEFANCTTTGPDGQHLLCLPFSLQGQFHECSRQQSYMLSQVLQSEALRGQHLKCSALGRHSLLLCPVYEVQAIMHMRKEVVKIPSTLEVDVEDVTEESQHIHFIKPLMLSEVLGLEGAFPMQAEILEGPEYPPIFENDWIPRLQKGQKIQIHGKSCAWRILASSSKGRRGSRHFLLSSTYQGKFRRRPREFPTVFDLTASLEKGKCLRVVVTKDCESPEEDLPSLSMGDRLEVLHLAKTQVCRQAEHKSIDVLLCSRSSGEDEESEQLMLPLHLEGGFVEEISDSRRYSLPEIVEQLQLPCEVKVATKDSSLANDVLGSFSALRLEAQITEPFLVTSLCEAPSVSFQIPPQWLDMAVFFTEEPAPPQTSLTDRSKVEELTESFYYHLLKLMPSNEAPPPRPPKRRDIRDKAGTQLSGANEPLPPLSKSKCTPEESGPLSPKSRNVRSPPIVRSSPNEYSPHQIGSQMASKPKKPFEEVRDANVSDGSDHDYELIEDDLTKTIDKMQKAVLHY, encoded by the exons GGTCTGTGTACGAGATGAGTGGCAGAGAGTGCTGCTTATCAACAGGGGACCTGATGAAAATTATTGGCCTTCGCCTGCAGAAGGTCACCTGCGAGGATCCAGAGACCGGGCTAGCAACAGAGCTGCCTCTGAACTTCAAAG GGCATTTCCAGCCCAGCCGAGACAAGCTGTCATACACGAGCCTGAAGAAGCTTGCCAGGACCAGGCCAGCAGGGCTCCAGGACATGCCCTTCTCCTTCACCTCAGCAGTTGACTTGACCGTGGATGGGCAGGTCATTCCCAAGGGCCAGCCTATTTCCCTGCTTTCGGTGGCCAGGCATGAGGGCCAGGAGTTTGCCAACTGCACAACCACGGGGCCGGACGGGCAGCATTTGCTctgcctccccttctccctccagggTCAGTTCCATGAGTGCAGCAGGCAGCAGAGCTACATGCTGAGCCAGGTGCTGCAGTCggaagccctgaggggccagcaCCTGAAATGCTCTGCACTCGGCAGGCACTCACTGCTCCTCTGCCCCGTGTACGAAGTGCAGGCGATAATGCACA TGCGGAAGGAGGTGGTGAAAATCCCCTCCACCCTGGAAGTGGATGTGGAGGATGTCACCGAGGAGTCTCAACACATCCACTTCATCAAGCCGCTGATGCTGAGCGAGgtcctggggctggagggggcctTCCCCATGCAGGCCGAGATCCTGGAGGGTCCTGAGTACCCACCTATCTTCGAGAACGACTGGATTCCCCGCCTGCAGAAGGGGCAGAAGATCCAAATCCATGGCAAGTCCTGTGCCTGGAGGATCCTCGCCTCGTCCAGCAAGGGCAGGAGGGGCTCCCGGCACTTCCTGCTCTCCAGCACCTACCAGGGCAAGTTTCGGAGACGCCCCCGGGAGTTCCCCACAGTCTTTGACCTGACAGCGAGTCTGGAGAAGGGTAAGTGCCTGCGGGTGGTGGTGACTAAAGACTGTGAGAGCCCCGAGGAGGATCTGCCGTCTCTCAGCATGGGGGACCGGCTGGAGGTGCTGCACCTGGCCAAGACCCAGGtctgcaggcaggcagagcacaAGTCCATCGATGTCCTCCTGTGCAGCAGGAGCAGCGGCGAGGACGAGGAGAGCGAGCAGCTCATGCTGCCGCTGCACCTGGAAGGCGGCTTTGTGGAAGAGATCAGCGACAGCAGGAGATACAGCCTCCCCGAGATAGTGGAGCAGCTTCAGCTGCCCTGCGAGGTCAAGGTGGCAACCAAGGATTCTTCCCTTGCCAATGACGTCCTGGGCTCTTTCTCCGCTCTGCGGCTGGAAGCGCAAATCACTGAGCCCTTCTTAGTGACCAGCTTATGCGAGGCGCCGTCAGTGAGCTTCCAGATCCCCCCCCAATGGCTGGACATGGCCGTGTTCTTCACAGAGGAGCCTGCCCCACCGCAGACATCCCTGACAGACAGGTCAAAAGTCGAAGAGCTGACAGAATCCTTTTATTATCATTTGCTAAAGCTGATGCCTAGCAATGAGGCTCCCCCACCACGGCCCCCCAAAAGAAGGGACATCAGGGACAAAGCAGGCACCCAGCTATCTGGAGCCAACGAG CCACTGCCCCCTTTGTCCAAGTCGAAGTGCACACCCGAGGAGTCTGGGCCGCTGTCCCCCAAGTCTAGGAATGTGAGGAGTCCCCCGATTGTCCGGAGCTCCCCGAATGAGTACTCACCACATCAGATTGGCTCGCAGATGGCCTCCAAGCCTAAGAAACCCTTCGAAGAGGTCAGAG aTGCGAATGTCAGTGATGGCTCTGACCACGACTATGAACTAATTGAGGATGACCTTACAAAAACAATTGATAAAATGCAGAAGGCTGTTCTTCACTACTAG
- the THEMIS2 gene encoding protein THEMIS2 isoform X3, which yields MEALSFQEYILSLDIASLPRVLKVCSGVYFQGSVYEMSGRECCLSTGDLMKIIGLRLQKVTCEDPETGLATELPLNFKGHFQPSRDKLSYTSLKKLARTRPAGLQDMPFSFTSAVDLTVDGQVIPKGQPISLLSVARHEGQEFANCTTTGPDGQHLLCLPFSLQGQFHECSRQQSYMLSQVLQSEALRGQHLKCSALGRHSLLLCPVYEVQAIMHMRKEVVKIPSTLEVDVEDVTEESQHIHFIKPLMLSEVLGLEGAFPMQAEILEGPEYPPIFENDWIPRLQKGQKIQIHGKSCAWRILASSSKGRRGSRHFLLSSTYQGKFRRRPREFPTVFDLTASLEKGKCLRVVVTKDCESPEEDLPSLSMGDRLEVLHLAKTQVCRQAEHKSIDVLLCSRSSGEDEESEQLMLPLHLEGGFVEEISDSRRYSLPEIVEQLQLPCEVKVATKDSSLANDVLGSFSALRLEAQITEPFLVTSLCEAPSVSFQIPPQWLDMAVFFTEEPAPPQTSLTDRSKVEELTESFYYHLLKLMPSNEAPPPRPPKRRDIRDKAGTQLSGANEVTEKPKPLPPLSKSKCTPEESGPLSPKSRNVRSPPIVRSSPNEYSPHQIGSQMASKPKKPFEEMRMSVMALTTTMN from the exons GGTCTGTGTACGAGATGAGTGGCAGAGAGTGCTGCTTATCAACAGGGGACCTGATGAAAATTATTGGCCTTCGCCTGCAGAAGGTCACCTGCGAGGATCCAGAGACCGGGCTAGCAACAGAGCTGCCTCTGAACTTCAAAG GGCATTTCCAGCCCAGCCGAGACAAGCTGTCATACACGAGCCTGAAGAAGCTTGCCAGGACCAGGCCAGCAGGGCTCCAGGACATGCCCTTCTCCTTCACCTCAGCAGTTGACTTGACCGTGGATGGGCAGGTCATTCCCAAGGGCCAGCCTATTTCCCTGCTTTCGGTGGCCAGGCATGAGGGCCAGGAGTTTGCCAACTGCACAACCACGGGGCCGGACGGGCAGCATTTGCTctgcctccccttctccctccagggTCAGTTCCATGAGTGCAGCAGGCAGCAGAGCTACATGCTGAGCCAGGTGCTGCAGTCggaagccctgaggggccagcaCCTGAAATGCTCTGCACTCGGCAGGCACTCACTGCTCCTCTGCCCCGTGTACGAAGTGCAGGCGATAATGCACA TGCGGAAGGAGGTGGTGAAAATCCCCTCCACCCTGGAAGTGGATGTGGAGGATGTCACCGAGGAGTCTCAACACATCCACTTCATCAAGCCGCTGATGCTGAGCGAGgtcctggggctggagggggcctTCCCCATGCAGGCCGAGATCCTGGAGGGTCCTGAGTACCCACCTATCTTCGAGAACGACTGGATTCCCCGCCTGCAGAAGGGGCAGAAGATCCAAATCCATGGCAAGTCCTGTGCCTGGAGGATCCTCGCCTCGTCCAGCAAGGGCAGGAGGGGCTCCCGGCACTTCCTGCTCTCCAGCACCTACCAGGGCAAGTTTCGGAGACGCCCCCGGGAGTTCCCCACAGTCTTTGACCTGACAGCGAGTCTGGAGAAGGGTAAGTGCCTGCGGGTGGTGGTGACTAAAGACTGTGAGAGCCCCGAGGAGGATCTGCCGTCTCTCAGCATGGGGGACCGGCTGGAGGTGCTGCACCTGGCCAAGACCCAGGtctgcaggcaggcagagcacaAGTCCATCGATGTCCTCCTGTGCAGCAGGAGCAGCGGCGAGGACGAGGAGAGCGAGCAGCTCATGCTGCCGCTGCACCTGGAAGGCGGCTTTGTGGAAGAGATCAGCGACAGCAGGAGATACAGCCTCCCCGAGATAGTGGAGCAGCTTCAGCTGCCCTGCGAGGTCAAGGTGGCAACCAAGGATTCTTCCCTTGCCAATGACGTCCTGGGCTCTTTCTCCGCTCTGCGGCTGGAAGCGCAAATCACTGAGCCCTTCTTAGTGACCAGCTTATGCGAGGCGCCGTCAGTGAGCTTCCAGATCCCCCCCCAATGGCTGGACATGGCCGTGTTCTTCACAGAGGAGCCTGCCCCACCGCAGACATCCCTGACAGACAGGTCAAAAGTCGAAGAGCTGACAGAATCCTTTTATTATCATTTGCTAAAGCTGATGCCTAGCAATGAGGCTCCCCCACCACGGCCCCCCAAAAGAAGGGACATCAGGGACAAAGCAGGCACCCAGCTATCTGGAGCCAACGAGGTAACTGAGAAACCAAAG CCACTGCCCCCTTTGTCCAAGTCGAAGTGCACACCCGAGGAGTCTGGGCCGCTGTCCCCCAAGTCTAGGAATGTGAGGAGTCCCCCGATTGTCCGGAGCTCCCCGAATGAGTACTCACCACATCAGATTGGCTCGCAGATGGCCTCCAAGCCTAAGAAACCCTTCGAAGAG aTGCGAATGTCAGTGATGGCTCTGACCACGACTATGAACTAA
- the THEMIS2 gene encoding protein THEMIS2 isoform X4 translates to MSGRECCLSTGDLMKIIGLRLQKVTCEDPETGLATELPLNFKGHFQPSRDKLSYTSLKKLARTRPAGLQDMPFSFTSAVDLTVDGQVIPKGQPISLLSVARHEGQEFANCTTTGPDGQHLLCLPFSLQGQFHECSRQQSYMLSQVLQSEALRGQHLKCSALGRHSLLLCPVYEVQAIMHMRKEVVKIPSTLEVDVEDVTEESQHIHFIKPLMLSEVLGLEGAFPMQAEILEGPEYPPIFENDWIPRLQKGQKIQIHGKSCAWRILASSSKGRRGSRHFLLSSTYQGKFRRRPREFPTVFDLTASLEKGKCLRVVVTKDCESPEEDLPSLSMGDRLEVLHLAKTQVCRQAEHKSIDVLLCSRSSGEDEESEQLMLPLHLEGGFVEEISDSRRYSLPEIVEQLQLPCEVKVATKDSSLANDVLGSFSALRLEAQITEPFLVTSLCEAPSVSFQIPPQWLDMAVFFTEEPAPPQTSLTDRSKVEELTESFYYHLLKLMPSNEAPPPRPPKRRDIRDKAGTQLSGANEVTEKPKPLPPLSKSKCTPEESGPLSPKSRNVRSPPIVRSSPNEYSPHQIGSQMASKPKKPFEEVRDANVSDGSDHDYELIEDDLTKTIDKMQKAVLHY, encoded by the exons ATGAGTGGCAGAGAGTGCTGCTTATCAACAGGGGACCTGATGAAAATTATTGGCCTTCGCCTGCAGAAGGTCACCTGCGAGGATCCAGAGACCGGGCTAGCAACAGAGCTGCCTCTGAACTTCAAAG GGCATTTCCAGCCCAGCCGAGACAAGCTGTCATACACGAGCCTGAAGAAGCTTGCCAGGACCAGGCCAGCAGGGCTCCAGGACATGCCCTTCTCCTTCACCTCAGCAGTTGACTTGACCGTGGATGGGCAGGTCATTCCCAAGGGCCAGCCTATTTCCCTGCTTTCGGTGGCCAGGCATGAGGGCCAGGAGTTTGCCAACTGCACAACCACGGGGCCGGACGGGCAGCATTTGCTctgcctccccttctccctccagggTCAGTTCCATGAGTGCAGCAGGCAGCAGAGCTACATGCTGAGCCAGGTGCTGCAGTCggaagccctgaggggccagcaCCTGAAATGCTCTGCACTCGGCAGGCACTCACTGCTCCTCTGCCCCGTGTACGAAGTGCAGGCGATAATGCACA TGCGGAAGGAGGTGGTGAAAATCCCCTCCACCCTGGAAGTGGATGTGGAGGATGTCACCGAGGAGTCTCAACACATCCACTTCATCAAGCCGCTGATGCTGAGCGAGgtcctggggctggagggggcctTCCCCATGCAGGCCGAGATCCTGGAGGGTCCTGAGTACCCACCTATCTTCGAGAACGACTGGATTCCCCGCCTGCAGAAGGGGCAGAAGATCCAAATCCATGGCAAGTCCTGTGCCTGGAGGATCCTCGCCTCGTCCAGCAAGGGCAGGAGGGGCTCCCGGCACTTCCTGCTCTCCAGCACCTACCAGGGCAAGTTTCGGAGACGCCCCCGGGAGTTCCCCACAGTCTTTGACCTGACAGCGAGTCTGGAGAAGGGTAAGTGCCTGCGGGTGGTGGTGACTAAAGACTGTGAGAGCCCCGAGGAGGATCTGCCGTCTCTCAGCATGGGGGACCGGCTGGAGGTGCTGCACCTGGCCAAGACCCAGGtctgcaggcaggcagagcacaAGTCCATCGATGTCCTCCTGTGCAGCAGGAGCAGCGGCGAGGACGAGGAGAGCGAGCAGCTCATGCTGCCGCTGCACCTGGAAGGCGGCTTTGTGGAAGAGATCAGCGACAGCAGGAGATACAGCCTCCCCGAGATAGTGGAGCAGCTTCAGCTGCCCTGCGAGGTCAAGGTGGCAACCAAGGATTCTTCCCTTGCCAATGACGTCCTGGGCTCTTTCTCCGCTCTGCGGCTGGAAGCGCAAATCACTGAGCCCTTCTTAGTGACCAGCTTATGCGAGGCGCCGTCAGTGAGCTTCCAGATCCCCCCCCAATGGCTGGACATGGCCGTGTTCTTCACAGAGGAGCCTGCCCCACCGCAGACATCCCTGACAGACAGGTCAAAAGTCGAAGAGCTGACAGAATCCTTTTATTATCATTTGCTAAAGCTGATGCCTAGCAATGAGGCTCCCCCACCACGGCCCCCCAAAAGAAGGGACATCAGGGACAAAGCAGGCACCCAGCTATCTGGAGCCAACGAGGTAACTGAGAAACCAAAG CCACTGCCCCCTTTGTCCAAGTCGAAGTGCACACCCGAGGAGTCTGGGCCGCTGTCCCCCAAGTCTAGGAATGTGAGGAGTCCCCCGATTGTCCGGAGCTCCCCGAATGAGTACTCACCACATCAGATTGGCTCGCAGATGGCCTCCAAGCCTAAGAAACCCTTCGAAGAGGTCAGAG aTGCGAATGTCAGTGATGGCTCTGACCACGACTATGAACTAATTGAGGATGACCTTACAAAAACAATTGATAAAATGCAGAAGGCTGTTCTTCACTACTAG